Proteins encoded within one genomic window of Bombina bombina isolate aBomBom1 chromosome 1, aBomBom1.pri, whole genome shotgun sequence:
- the LOC128643248 gene encoding lysozyme C-1, whose protein sequence is MKLILTLLSCLACWIEANKYTSCELLQIFRETKLDGYRGIGAETWICIAKHQSDYKTNALNDNGSSRDYGIFQINSRWWCDDKKTKNTANGCKKSCSSFLNDDITDDIECAKRVVRDPQGLNAWIVYPTQCQGKDLSNFVSGC, encoded by the exons ATGAAGTTGATCCTGACTCTTCTTAGCTGTCTGGCATGTTGGATAGAGGCAAACAAATACACTTCATGTGAACTGCTCCAAATATTTAGAGAAACTAAACTGGATGGATATCGTGGTATTGGTGCTGAAACAT GGATATGCATTGCTAAGCATCAGAGTGACTACAAAACTAATGCATTAAATGACAACGGATCAAGTCGCGATTATGGCATATTTCAAATTAACAGCAGATGGTGGTGCGATGATAAGAAGACTAAAAACACTGCAAATGGGTGTAAAAAGTCATGCAGCA GTTTTCTGAATGATGACATCACTGATGATATTGAATGTGCTAAAAGAGTGGTCAGGGATCCTCAAGGCCTGAATGCTTG GATCGTCTATCCAACACAGTGCCAAGGAAAGGATTTGAGCAACTTTGTAAGTGGATGCTGA